CTCCGGAGCTGGTGAACCACTGCACTGGTCAGCGCATCATTTGGTCAATGCGTGAAATTTTTCCGCTTTTGCCAACGGAGGCGGGAACATAATCCACCCGCTATCGTTTGTGTGATTGAGACAGCGATATTACCCCCCTCTTCCTGTCTCAGTGATATGCGTTCGGGCATGTGATCCTCCCCCCTTCTCAGCATGCCCGAACGCTATTTTCTCTACGTGCAACGAGGCTTCATCCGTCATTCATGCGGTTCTGACCTATAGAGTCCGGTAATCCAATAGCCCCCGGGAGAGAATAGATGCGCAAGTCCGCCCTGATCCTGACTGTCACCGCCGCAGCGCTGCTGGTCACTGCCTGCAACACCGTGTCGGGTATCGGCAGGGATATAGAATCGGCCGGCGATGCCGTGGCCGATGCCGCGGACGCGGCAAAATAGCCACGAAATTTATCGTCAGTCGGCCTTGGCCGCGTCCTGTTTCTCAGTGAAACGCATGATCAGCATCGAGCCTTCGTAAAGCGCGATCAGCGGTAAGCCGAGGAAC
Above is a genomic segment from Pseudomonadota bacterium containing:
- a CDS encoding entericidin A/B family lipoprotein; this encodes MRKSALILTVTAAALLVTACNTVSGIGRDIESAGDAVADAADAAK